CCAAATGGCAATTTGGTAGGTGTCCCCGGCTTCAACTGCTGCCGAGAGCGCCATTTCCAGCGTGATGGTTTTGGTCGAATTCGCAAAGTCGGCGATCTTGCGGCCTTCCCCTTGAGGGGCCAGCCCGTCGGTCGTCGATGTGATATATATTTTCCTACCGTTCCAGTAGTCATCCGCCTGGGTCAAAGCAGCGGTATCGATGACTGTGGTTTTGGACCCGCCTGTCGCGGTGCCGCTGATCCGCACCTCATCGCCGATTTGCTGCCGAATCAGTTCCCTCAGCTCTGCCCGTGTTTTGGTCATTATACCTTGCCTCCGCTCTAGTCGATCTTGGCTTCTGTTCGTGAAAGCCGCTGTAAAATGTCAATCTTTCAGAATGCCAGAGGATCGTTTGCGCCTTCGCCGTTAATTCGCACCTTGATGGTTGACTGTGACCAGAGGCGCTTGATCTCATCTGTGCTGATAATCCGTTTCCAGATGCGCACATCGTCAGTTTCACCAGTCAGGTAGTAACCGGCCGGAAGCCGGCCGATATAAAAAGTCTCGGTGTTGTCTATGCTGGCCCCGCCCTGCTGTCCCTGGGTGTTGTATTCGCCATCAAGGTAGAGCTTCAGGCCGGTCGAGGCGTCGCTTCTGTCAACCGTCATAACCAGCAGGTGCCATTTCCCGTCCGAGATCACGCTCCCCAGCACCGAGACATTGGTCGAAGCGTCCCGGACCTTGCCATAGAATTTTCCGGTTGCATCAACACCCAGAAAATAACCGACCGAGCCGTATTTGCTCACCAGTATCGAGGCTGCTGCGGCATTGATTCTCGCCCAAACAGCTACTGAAAAGTCGCTGGTTCCCATGTTCAGGAACGCGCTGGTGGAGATGGCGACCTCCTGTTCGGAAGCGGCCGCAAATTTACCCGCGTTCCCATACCGGCCCCTGCTCCAGGTCCCGTCAAAGGCGCCGGTGTTGCTATTGCCGGAAAAGTCGTTGACCGCCGTTCCAGTGCCTTCGTCAAACCGCCAATGAGCAGCCAGGTCTGTGTTTGAGATCCTCGGCGGACCCTCAAGCTTGACCTGGGGGGTTACGAGAGCCGCAACGAGCAAGATGATAAATGCAGATCCGCTTTTCATTATTTTCCTCGGATAATGCAAACATCTGGGATTGTGGCTGTTTTTGCGTAAAACGTATCGGCTGCGGTATGGCGGATCGGGATGTAGATGCTGCCGCCGGCGAACAGGAAAACCCAGTTTGTGATGCGGTTGGTGCGAAATTGCAGATTGACATTCGCGACGACCGTCAGCCCGTGCGGGAAATCGTTGTTCAGCAGAATTGACCTTGCCGTGGCTTTCAGATTTTGCAGCGAATCGCTCCTGGCTACATCCCAAAGGGCCGCACGCAGCGCCCCGGTCGAGTCGACCTTGGCCGTCAGCAGATGTGAGTAATTCACCCGGCACTTGTCGCCGGCTGTCAACGTGGCATTGAATACGAGCCGGAAATTGTCGATAATATCCGTCCGGCTTGTCCCCTCGCTGACGGCGCGGGTGAAGTACCGCTGACGGGTGATGTCGGTGAATTTCACCGTCGCCCAGGTCCCGGACTTGGAAACGACGGTGATCTCGTAGGCGAAATCGTTTGAAGCGCCGGTCCGGACTGCGGAATCAAGAACAGCACCGGTCAAGTTGACGAGGCGAACCGTCCCGATGTCCGAATAGCCGAGGATTGCCGTCTGGGCCTGGGATCTCACCCTAGGCAGCAGGCACATGAGGGCCATGAGGATGAAGGTTGCTTTTTTCATGGTCGCCTCACAGGTTTGTGACGTTGCCGCTGATGTTCACGGCAAGGGTCGCGTGGCCAGTGCCGCCGGTGGTGTCCGCGGCCTGAATCATCAGGTATTTGCCGGTAAGGCCTGCCAGCGGGTGACTGGCCTTCTCGCCCTTGAGGACAGTGAATTCAAGAGCTGTGCCGGCCGCAGCTGAGGCTTCCTTTAGATCGGTGGTCGCCGTCGGCGCGGAACCGCTATCCGCGATGAACACCTTGACCTTGGCCCCTTCGGTTGTCCCCGATTCAGTCAGGTGCAGGGTCAGGTCGCTCATCCCTTCGATATTGACCGCGTTGCCCTTGTCGGCATAGCTGGTGCTGGTCAGAGCCGTGGCTGAAAGAACGGTTGCGGCAAGCGGCCGGATGGTTTGGCCGCTAACGGTCGGCAAATTGCCGGTGACGAAAGCGGTAATCTGCGCATCGGTTCCCGCCGCACCCTTCGCGTACAGCAGCAGATATTTCCCCGAGACGCCGGCAAGAGAAAAGCATCTTTTTTCGCTGGCGGCAAGGGTGAATTCGCTTTCCGCGCCATTCGCGCCGACCAGTTGAAAGAGTCCCGTGCTGGCGCTGGGCGCACTGCCGTCGTAGGCGATATAGGCCCTGACTTTCGCCCCCTCCACACCGCCCGATTCAACAACGTGGAGGGCCAGGTCAACCATCCCTTCGATGTTGATAGCGCTGCCGATCTTTCCATAACTGGACCCGAGAGCCGTGGCTGTGGCCAGGATGGATTTTCTGACAGGCACTCGTAAGAGCTTTCCCATGGGTCATTTGCTCCTTTTTTTGCGCTGCTTCGGCTTGGCCTTTACAGCAGATGGTTCGGTCTCGATTGCTCCGATGGACTGGATGACAACCGGCTTTGCTGGGGAATCCTCGGGCTGGGGATAAATAACCGCCCAGGGGACTTCGGTTTTCAGGAAATACTCCCGCCAGGTATCAGGATAGGGACCGCTCAGCTGGCCCGGCTCCAGGTGCATTTGCAGCGTGCCGCCTTGCGGTCCGATTATCATGAGGTCGTGGGGGATGTTGTCCCTGTTCTTGATAGTGAACATGTTTAATCCTTTATCTTGATTCCAGCCAATAGAAAATCTATGTCGATTTGGCGGTTTTTCCATCGATCCCAAATTTGTTTTACTAAGACAATAAACTCGTCGTGAGTGAGGTCTCTTTTGACTTGATTTATTTTAATGCTGACCCATTGTAAATTTTCAAGATTGTTCACATAGTCAGGAAAGCGCGAAACTGGATATTTGTGATCCAGCGACATATTTATACCTGGGATAAGATGCTCGCCTGAATAGGGACAGGTGAAATTTTGCTTTGCCGCTAACTTTTTAAGAAATTCCCAATTCTTTGTACTGCCAGTATTCCGCTGGGCAACTTTTTTATACCAATGCGCTTCACAAAATTGAGTGTGATTCTTCATAATTGGATTTGAGCATTTAGTGCAAAGTCTTTTTGCTTTTTGCAGGGTTCGCCAAGT
This bacterium DNA region includes the following protein-coding sequences:
- a CDS encoding LamG domain-containing protein; amino-acid sequence: MKSGSAFIILLVAALVTPQVKLEGPPRISNTDLAAHWRFDEGTGTAVNDFSGNSNTGAFDGTWSRGRYGNAGKFAAASEQEVAISTSAFLNMGTSDFSVAVWARINAAAASILVSKYGSVGYFLGVDATGKFYGKVRDASTNVSVLGSVISDGKWHLLVMTVDRSDASTGLKLYLDGEYNTQGQQGGASIDNTETFYIGRLPAGYYLTGETDDVRIWKRIISTDEIKRLWSQSTIKVRINGEGANDPLAF